The proteins below come from a single Serpentinimonas raichei genomic window:
- a CDS encoding single-stranded DNA-binding protein produces the protein MIDALITGRLHGKPTQKTAKTGKPFATAKLRVPAGDEAAFINVVAFDAKACAGLLALDDGDAVALSGPLTVKAWLGKDGTPKPSIDMVAHALLTAYHVTRKRKAQADAQQAQQRQREPLDAYTERDGLGDW, from the coding sequence ATGATTGACGCCCTAATCACTGGCCGCCTGCACGGCAAGCCGACCCAGAAAACCGCCAAGACTGGCAAACCCTTCGCCACCGCCAAGCTGCGCGTACCCGCTGGCGACGAGGCCGCATTCATCAACGTGGTGGCCTTCGACGCCAAAGCCTGCGCTGGCCTGCTGGCGCTCGATGACGGCGACGCAGTGGCGCTATCCGGCCCGCTGACGGTCAAGGCATGGCTGGGCAAAGACGGCACGCCCAAGCCCAGCATTGACATGGTGGCCCATGCCCTGCTGACCGCCTACCACGTCACCCGCAAGCGCAAGGCCCAAGCCGACGCCCAGCAGGCCCAGCAGCGCCAGCGTGAGCCGCTGGACGCCTACACCGAGCGCGACGGGCTGGGCGACTGGTGA
- a CDS encoding tripartite tricarboxylate transporter substrate-binding protein, producing the protein MNRRLWLANLGALGMTASLSLPTLAQGNSSPLLNLVVPVPPGGSVDLLGRLIAEHLPRTLQQTVVVENRPGASGSIAAASVARAAGDPNQLMLAFDSHVTNPLVFAQLPYTLNDFTPISRLVSFPLVFAVPASLPVSNIAEFITLARRRPGSLNVSSAGMGTLNHLAAELFKTRTRTHIVHIPYRGGVAALQAVMNNEVQMFMGSWVAIGPHVKSGRVKALAVTSARRYSVAPDIPTLIEAGVADFDVSTWIGALAPARIGAQRQQVLHTALMEALGQPAARQVLATQGLEWVGSTAAEFDLFIAAEGRRWSQLVRDLRLNLS; encoded by the coding sequence ATGAACCGCAGACTATGGCTGGCCAACCTCGGCGCGCTGGGTATGACCGCATCCCTGTCCTTGCCCACGCTGGCGCAGGGCAACAGCAGCCCGCTGCTGAACCTGGTGGTGCCGGTGCCGCCCGGCGGCTCGGTCGATCTGCTGGGGCGCTTGATCGCCGAGCACCTGCCGCGCACGCTCCAGCAAACCGTGGTGGTCGAGAACCGCCCGGGCGCCTCGGGCTCAATCGCGGCCGCGTCGGTAGCCCGTGCGGCGGGCGACCCAAACCAGTTGATGCTGGCGTTTGATTCGCATGTCACCAACCCACTGGTCTTTGCGCAACTGCCGTACACGCTCAACGACTTCACGCCGATCTCGCGCCTTGTGAGCTTCCCGCTGGTGTTCGCCGTGCCGGCCAGCCTGCCGGTGAGCAACATCGCCGAATTCATCACCTTGGCCCGCAGGCGGCCGGGTTCGCTGAACGTGTCCTCGGCTGGAATGGGTACGCTCAACCACTTGGCCGCCGAGCTGTTCAAAACGCGCACGCGCACACACATCGTGCACATCCCGTACCGCGGCGGCGTGGCGGCCTTGCAGGCGGTGATGAACAACGAGGTGCAGATGTTCATGGGCAGTTGGGTGGCCATCGGCCCGCATGTCAAAAGCGGGCGCGTCAAGGCGCTGGCGGTCACCTCGGCAAGGCGCTACTCGGTGGCGCCCGATATCCCGACCCTGATCGAAGCCGGTGTGGCCGACTTCGATGTGTCCACCTGGATCGGTGCCTTGGCACCCGCGCGCATCGGCGCGCAGCGACAGCAAGTCTTGCATACGGCCCTGATGGAGGCGCTGGGCCAACCAGCCGCGCGGCAGGTGCTGGCCACGCAAGGCCTCGAGTGGGTCGGCAGCACGGCGGCCGAATTCGATCTCTTCATCGCTGCCGAGGGGCGGCGCTGGAGTCAGCTGGTCAGGGATTTGCGGCTGAACTTGAGCTGA
- the purB gene encoding adenylosuccinate lyase, translating to MQASSPLEFSPLTALSPLDGRYQPKLDALRPLLSEYGFMRCRVQVELVWLEHLCDAGLASAQPLSPAAQPLSPQARAHLRALVERFGVADAAAIKAIEKTTNHDVKAVEYWIRGNPELGVAGAFAGWPELQALGEFVHFACTSEDINNTSHALQLKAAREQVLLPGLDAIIAQLRELAQRWAAVPMLSRTHGQTASPSTVGKELANVLQRLQTARQRIAAVPLLGKMNGAVGNYNAHLSAWPDFDWEALARRVVETPAAGAGSALDAPIGLGLSFQPYSTQIEPHDYMAELFDAVARSNTILIDLARDLWGYISLGYFKQKLKAGEIGSSTMPHKVNPIDFENAEGNLGLANALLRHLSEKLPISRWQRDLSDSTVLRNMGVALGHALLAQQSLRTGLGKLELNPQALAADLDQAWEVLAEPIQTVMRRHGIAGAYEKLKAATRGQAVTRAALHQLIETLDIPAADKARLLALKPADYTGLAEALARRA from the coding sequence ATGCAAGCTTCATCCCCACTGGAATTTTCCCCCCTCACCGCCCTGTCGCCGCTCGATGGGCGCTACCAGCCCAAGCTCGACGCCCTGCGCCCGCTGTTGAGCGAATACGGCTTCATGCGCTGCCGGGTGCAGGTCGAGCTGGTCTGGCTCGAACACCTATGCGACGCCGGCTTGGCCAGCGCCCAGCCGCTAAGCCCCGCGGCGCAGCCTCTCAGCCCCCAGGCGCGGGCGCATTTGCGCGCCCTCGTCGAGCGCTTCGGCGTGGCCGATGCGGCGGCCATCAAAGCGATCGAAAAAACCACCAACCACGACGTCAAAGCGGTCGAGTACTGGATACGCGGCAACCCCGAGCTCGGCGTGGCCGGCGCGTTTGCTGGCTGGCCGGAATTGCAGGCGCTGGGCGAGTTCGTGCACTTTGCCTGCACCAGCGAAGACATCAACAACACCAGCCACGCGCTGCAGCTCAAGGCGGCGCGCGAGCAGGTGCTGCTGCCGGGGCTGGATGCCATCATCGCGCAACTGCGCGAGCTGGCGCAGCGCTGGGCGGCGGTGCCCATGCTCAGCCGCACCCACGGCCAGACCGCCAGCCCGAGCACAGTGGGCAAGGAGCTGGCCAACGTCCTGCAGCGCCTGCAAACGGCGCGCCAGCGCATCGCGGCGGTGCCGCTGCTGGGCAAAATGAACGGCGCCGTGGGCAACTACAACGCGCACCTATCGGCCTGGCCGGATTTCGACTGGGAGGCCTTGGCCCGCCGCGTGGTCGAAACCCCGGCCGCCGGTGCTGGCAGCGCACTCGATGCACCCATCGGCTTGGGCCTGAGCTTTCAGCCCTACAGCACCCAGATCGAGCCGCACGACTACATGGCCGAGCTGTTCGACGCCGTGGCGCGCAGCAACACCATCCTGATCGATCTGGCGCGCGACCTCTGGGGCTACATCAGCCTGGGCTATTTCAAGCAAAAGCTCAAGGCGGGCGAGATCGGCTCCTCCACCATGCCGCACAAGGTGAACCCGATCGACTTCGAGAACGCCGAGGGCAACCTGGGGCTGGCCAATGCGCTGCTGCGCCACCTGAGCGAAAAGCTGCCGATCAGCCGCTGGCAGCGCGATTTGAGCGACTCCACCGTGCTGCGCAACATGGGCGTGGCGCTGGGCCATGCGCTGCTGGCGCAGCAGTCGCTGCGCACCGGGCTGGGCAAGCTGGAGTTGAACCCGCAGGCGCTGGCGGCCGACCTAGACCAGGCCTGGGAGGTGCTGGCCGAGCCGATCCAGACCGTGATGCGCCGCCATGGCATCGCCGGGGCCTACGAAAAGCTCAAGGCCGCCACCCGCGGCCAAGCGGTGACGCGCGCGGCGCTGCACCAATTGATCGAGACGCTGGACATTCCGGCAGCCGACAAGGCGCGCCTGCTGGCGCTCAAGCCAGCCGACTACACCGGCTTGGCCGAGGCGCTGGCAAGGCGGGCCTAA
- a CDS encoding cation-transporting P-type ATPase produces the protein MQNLPEKHWHHQPPAEVIGLLEANPQQGLDAAAVQARQASFGPNALPTAKGRGPLLRFLLQFNQVLVYILLVATAIKLAVGAWTDASVIFGVIFLNAVIGFIQEGKALGALEALARALTTEATVLRGGQRQRIDARALVPGDIVLLASGDKVPADLRLLEVRELRVDEAALTGESLPVEKRAEPLPTDTVLADRRNMAYSSTLVHYGTATGVVVAIGKGTEIGRISELLAHTNVLATPLTRRITRFSHWLMWAILSLAALSFAVGTLVHGQSAVEMFLAAVALAVAMIPEGLVVVLTITLAIGVSRMAKRNAIIRHLPAVETLGSTTVICSDKTGTLTRNEMTVQRLWAAGLGAEVSGVGYEPQGALSQAGQALAELPPALEELLRTGLLCNDAVLREDGGSWRIEGDPTEGALLVAARKAGLHEAGQAAAHPRLDALAFESQHQYMATLHGGAQPVVYMKGAVEAVLARCDCAIGPDAASQPLDADAVQAEVEAMARLGLRVLAFARRSGAGLARIGHGEVGSGLEFVGLQGMIDPPRAEAVRAVQACHTAGIRVKMITGDHAVTAAAIAAEIGLDPRASRERPPRALSGRQLEALDEAAFEAAAAETAVFARVTPEQKLRLVQALQARGEVVAMTGDGVNDAPALKRANIGVAMGITGTEVSKEAAAMVLTDDNFASIEAAVEEGRGVFDNIVKFISWILPTNAGQGLVIIAAILAAQPLPILPVQALWINMTTAVLLGLTLCFEPREAGIMLRPPRRPDAPILNWELVLRILIVGVMLMLGATVLFHHALARGLTESEARTIALAVFAVGQSFYLLNMRSLRHSMWKLGLMSNPWIWVGIAAMMGSQLLVTYVPVMNTMFHTAPIAASEWLPVLAVGLAIHLVVGAEKLLRKTLEARAAAG, from the coding sequence ATGCAAAATTTGCCCGAAAAGCACTGGCACCACCAGCCGCCCGCTGAAGTGATCGGGCTGCTGGAGGCAAACCCGCAGCAGGGCCTCGATGCGGCTGCGGTGCAGGCGCGCCAAGCCAGCTTTGGCCCCAACGCGCTGCCGACAGCCAAGGGGCGCGGCCCGCTGCTGCGCTTTCTGCTGCAGTTCAACCAGGTGCTGGTCTATATCCTGCTGGTGGCAACCGCCATCAAGCTGGCCGTGGGTGCCTGGACCGATGCGTCGGTGATTTTTGGCGTGATTTTCCTCAACGCCGTGATCGGCTTCATCCAAGAAGGCAAGGCGCTGGGTGCGCTGGAAGCGCTGGCGCGCGCGCTCACCACCGAGGCCACGGTGCTGCGCGGCGGGCAGCGCCAGCGCATCGATGCGCGCGCACTGGTGCCCGGCGACATCGTGCTGCTGGCCTCGGGCGACAAGGTGCCGGCCGACCTGCGCCTGCTCGAGGTGCGCGAGCTGCGCGTGGATGAGGCGGCGCTCACTGGCGAGTCGCTGCCGGTGGAGAAGCGCGCCGAACCGCTGCCCACCGACACGGTGCTGGCCGACCGCCGCAACATGGCCTATTCTTCGACCCTGGTGCATTACGGCACGGCCACCGGAGTGGTGGTGGCCATAGGCAAAGGCACCGAGATCGGCCGCATCTCGGAGCTGCTGGCCCACACCAACGTGCTGGCTACGCCGCTGACGCGGCGCATCACGCGCTTTAGCCACTGGCTGATGTGGGCCATTCTGTCGCTGGCGGCGCTGAGCTTCGCGGTGGGCACCTTGGTGCACGGCCAGTCGGCGGTGGAGATGTTCCTGGCGGCGGTGGCGCTGGCGGTGGCGATGATCCCCGAAGGGCTGGTGGTGGTGCTCACGATCACGCTGGCCATCGGCGTGAGCCGCATGGCCAAGCGCAACGCCATCATCCGCCACCTGCCGGCGGTCGAGACCCTGGGCAGCACGACCGTGATTTGCTCCGACAAAACCGGCACGCTCACGCGCAACGAAATGACGGTGCAGCGCCTGTGGGCCGCTGGCTTGGGTGCCGAGGTGAGCGGCGTGGGCTACGAGCCGCAGGGGGCGCTCAGCCAGGCAGGCCAGGCGCTGGCAGAGTTGCCGCCGGCGCTGGAAGAGCTGCTGCGCACCGGCCTGCTGTGCAACGATGCCGTGCTGCGCGAGGATGGCGGCAGTTGGCGCATCGAGGGCGACCCGACCGAGGGCGCGCTGCTGGTGGCCGCGCGCAAGGCCGGGCTGCACGAGGCGGGGCAGGCGGCCGCGCACCCGCGGCTCGACGCGCTGGCGTTCGAGTCGCAGCACCAGTACATGGCCACGCTGCACGGCGGCGCGCAGCCGGTGGTTTACATGAAGGGCGCGGTCGAGGCGGTGCTGGCGCGCTGCGACTGCGCCATCGGCCCAGATGCTGCCAGCCAGCCGCTAGACGCCGATGCGGTGCAGGCCGAGGTCGAGGCCATGGCCCGGCTTGGCCTGCGCGTGCTGGCTTTTGCGCGCCGCAGCGGCGCGGGCCTGGCGCGCATCGGCCACGGCGAGGTGGGCAGCGGGCTGGAGTTTGTGGGCCTGCAGGGCATGATAGACCCACCGCGCGCCGAGGCGGTGCGCGCGGTGCAAGCTTGCCACACGGCCGGCATCCGGGTCAAGATGATCACCGGCGACCACGCGGTCACGGCCGCGGCCATCGCCGCCGAAATCGGGCTGGACCCGCGCGCCAGCCGCGAGCGGCCGCCACGTGCGCTCAGTGGCCGCCAGCTCGAAGCGCTCGACGAGGCGGCGTTCGAGGCCGCTGCGGCCGAGACTGCGGTGTTCGCGCGCGTCACCCCTGAGCAGAAGCTGCGCCTGGTGCAGGCGCTGCAGGCGCGCGGCGAGGTGGTGGCCATGACCGGCGACGGCGTGAATGACGCGCCCGCGCTCAAGCGCGCCAACATCGGCGTGGCGATGGGCATCACCGGCACCGAGGTCTCGAAGGAGGCCGCCGCCATGGTCCTGACCGACGACAACTTCGCCAGCATCGAGGCCGCGGTCGAGGAGGGCCGGGGCGTGTTCGACAACATCGTCAAGTTCATCAGCTGGATATTGCCCACCAACGCCGGGCAGGGGCTGGTGATCATCGCCGCGATTCTGGCCGCGCAGCCGCTGCCCATTCTGCCGGTGCAGGCGCTGTGGATCAATATGACAACCGCCGTGCTGCTGGGCCTGACCCTGTGCTTCGAGCCGCGCGAGGCCGGCATCATGCTGCGCCCGCCGCGCCGGCCCGATGCGCCCATCCTCAACTGGGAGCTGGTGCTGCGCATCCTCATCGTGGGCGTGATGCTGATGCTCGGCGCGACCGTGCTGTTCCACCATGCGCTGGCGCGCGGGCTCACCGAATCCGAGGCGCGCACCATCGCGCTGGCGGTGTTTGCGGTAGGGCAGTCGTTCTACCTGCTCAATATGCGCTCGCTGCGGCATTCGATGTGGAAGCTCGGGCTGATGAGCAACCCGTGGATCTGGGTCGGCATTGCGGCGATGATGGGCTCGCAGTTGCTGGTGACTTACGTGCCGGTAATGAATACGATGTTCCACACCGCGCCGATTGCCGCTTCCGAGTGGCTGCCGGTGCTGGCCGTCGGGCTGGCCATCCACCTCGTGGTCGGTGCCGAAAAGCTGCTGCGCAAAACGCTGGAAGCCCGCGCTGCAGCGGGCTGA
- a CDS encoding glutathione S-transferase C-terminal domain-containing protein, with the protein MKLIGSLTSPYVRKARIVLAEKKLDFSWVDENVWAADTRIQQFNPLGKVPCLLLDDGTSVYDSRVIVEYLDTLSPVGKLIPANGRERLEVKIWEALADGVSDAAFAARMEGHWEGRTAQQRSPAWIERQLGKIAHGLQAMSARLGEQPFCHGNHFSLADVATGCALAYLDFRFAQIAWRTEHPNLARLYEKLEQRPSFVASVPPG; encoded by the coding sequence ATGAAACTCATCGGATCACTCACCAGCCCCTATGTGCGCAAGGCGCGCATCGTGTTGGCCGAAAAAAAGCTCGACTTCAGCTGGGTCGATGAAAACGTCTGGGCCGCCGACACCCGCATCCAGCAGTTCAACCCGTTGGGCAAGGTGCCCTGCCTGCTGCTCGACGACGGCACCAGCGTGTACGACTCGCGCGTGATCGTCGAGTACCTCGACACCCTGTCGCCGGTGGGCAAGCTGATCCCCGCCAATGGGCGCGAGCGGCTGGAGGTGAAAATCTGGGAGGCGTTGGCCGATGGGGTGAGCGACGCCGCCTTTGCCGCCCGCATGGAGGGGCACTGGGAGGGCCGCACGGCGCAGCAACGCAGCCCGGCTTGGATCGAGCGCCAGCTGGGCAAGATCGCGCACGGCCTGCAAGCCATGAGCGCACGCCTAGGCGAGCAGCCTTTTTGCCACGGCAACCACTTCTCGCTGGCCGATGTGGCCACGGGTTGTGCGTTGGCGTACTTGGATTTTCGCTTTGCGCAGATAGCTTGGCGCACCGAACACCCCAACTTGGCCCGGCTCTACGAAAAGCTGGAGCAGCGCCCGAGCTTTGTGGCCAGCGTGCCGCCGGGCTAA
- a CDS encoding IS3 family transposase (programmed frameshift), with protein sequence MNKTVRARYTLEFKQEAVRLVHAGQSIAAAARSLGVVEQTLFNWIKVDRQGKLTGADSKVVSAEQMEISRLRAELARVKMERDILGKSDGVLRESAEVKYAFINRHRRVWPISVQCRVLEASVAGYHEHFVRVASAAQRRHLSDDALLVHIKVIYAETRGCYGWPRTWRELLARGILVGKERVRKLMQLHGIRAKGKRRFKVTTDSKHDLPIASNLLDRQFDVTEPDKVWVGDITYIHTDEGWLFLAVVIDLFSRQVVGWSLREDMGRDIVIDALRMAWFKRHPGKQAGLIFHSDRGSQYASQDFRDVLSEYGATASMSRRGNCWDNACSETLFGSLKVERLHGQRFVTRRQAKDEVIDWVLWYNSTRLHSTLAYVSPMRFEKNWLAAQAKQANS encoded by the exons ATGAACAAGACAGTGCGGGCGCGCTACACGCTGGAGTTCAAGCAAGAGGCGGTGCGGTTGGTGCACGCAGGGCAAAGCATCGCGGCAGCGGCCAGGTCGCTGGGCGTGGTCGAGCAGACGCTGTTCAACTGGATCAAGGTTGACCGGCAGGGCAAGCTTACAGGGGCTGACAGCAAGGTCGTGAGCGCCGAGCAGATGGAGATCAGTCGGCTGCGGGCCGAGCTGGCGCGCGTGAAGATGGAGCGTGACATCTTGG GGAAAAGCGACGGCGTACTTCGCGAAAGCGCAGAAGTGAAGTACGCCTTCATCAACCGGCACCGCCGGGTGTGGCCGATCTCGGTGCAGTGCCGGGTGCTTGAGGCCAGCGTGGCCGGGTACCACGAGCATTTTGTGCGGGTGGCCAGCGCGGCGCAGCGGCGCCACCTCAGTGACGATGCGCTGCTGGTGCATATCAAGGTCATTTACGCCGAGACGCGCGGCTGCTACGGCTGGCCACGCACATGGAGAGAGCTGCTGGCCAGGGGCATCCTCGTGGGCAAGGAGCGGGTGCGCAAGCTGATGCAGTTGCACGGCATCAGGGCCAAGGGCAAGCGCCGCTTCAAGGTCACCACGGACAGCAAGCACGATCTGCCGATTGCGTCCAACCTGCTTGATCGACAGTTCGATGTGACCGAACCCGACAAGGTCTGGGTGGGCGACATCACCTACATCCACACCGACGAAGGCTGGTTGTTCTTGGCGGTTGTGATCGACCTGTTCAGCCGCCAGGTGGTAGGCTGGTCGCTGCGTGAGGACATGGGTCGCGACATCGTCATCGACGCGCTGCGCATGGCCTGGTTCAAGCGCCATCCGGGCAAGCAAGCTGGGCTGATCTTTCACAGCGACCGTGGCAGCCAATACGCCAGTCAGGACTTCCGGGATGTGCTGAGCGAGTACGGTGCCACGGCTTCGATGAGTCGGCGCGGCAATTGCTGGGACAATGCCTGCAGCGAGACGCTGTTCGGATCGTTGAAGGTAGAGCGGCTACACGGGCAGCGCTTCGTGACAAGGCGCCAAGCCAAGGACGAGGTCATCGACTGGGTACTCTGGTACAACAGCACCCGGCTACACTCGACGCTGGCTTACGTCAGCCCGATGCGCTTCGAGAAAAACTGGCTCGCGGCTCAGGCCAAGCAAGCCAATTCGTGA
- a CDS encoding type II toxin-antitoxin system Phd/YefM family antitoxin — protein sequence MHIAVRELKASLSRVLALAQGGEVIEVRSHHKPIARIVGIPPQADAGLRHLMATGALSWSGGKPQFAPPQELAAGGTSVSQMVLEDRG from the coding sequence ATGCATATCGCCGTTCGTGAACTCAAAGCCAGCCTCTCGCGGGTTTTGGCGCTGGCTCAGGGTGGGGAGGTGATCGAGGTCAGGTCGCACCACAAACCCATTGCACGCATTGTGGGCATACCGCCACAGGCGGACGCAGGTCTGCGCCACCTGATGGCCACCGGGGCGCTTTCGTGGAGTGGCGGCAAGCCGCAGTTCGCACCCCCGCAGGAGCTTGCTGCGGGCGGCACCTCGGTCAGCCAGATGGTGTTGGAGGATCGGGGGTGA
- a CDS encoding type II toxin-antitoxin system VapC family toxin, protein MILFCDTSALIKLYLKEGHSAEVQALAAAAKGVVVARIAWAEAMAALARRVRENPVDADAIETVRTKMRHDWPAFAMVEITQALVEQAGEFADTFALRGYDSVQLAAAHRVQTATSEALCFACFDTRLKRAAKVLGMQVLE, encoded by the coding sequence GTGATCCTGTTTTGCGACACATCGGCCTTGATCAAGCTCTACCTCAAGGAAGGGCACAGCGCTGAAGTGCAAGCGCTGGCAGCGGCTGCCAAGGGGGTGGTCGTGGCGCGCATCGCTTGGGCAGAAGCGATGGCGGCATTGGCGCGGCGCGTGCGTGAAAACCCCGTCGATGCCGATGCCATCGAAACCGTGCGCACCAAGATGCGCCATGATTGGCCGGCGTTTGCAATGGTCGAGATCACCCAAGCGCTGGTGGAGCAGGCTGGGGAATTTGCAGACACCTTTGCTCTGCGCGGTTACGACAGCGTGCAACTGGCGGCTGCGCATCGGGTTCAGACCGCCACCAGCGAAGCGTTGTGCTTTGCCTGCTTCGATACGCGGCTGAAAAGGGCGGCCAAGGTGCTCGGCATGCAAGTGCTGGAATAG
- the chrA gene encoding chromate efflux transporter has product MPTVVAADRRPWAVFLVFLRLGLTSFGGPIAHLAYFRTEFVQQRRWLDEHEYASLVALCQFLPGPASSQVGFALGWSRAGYQGALAAWCGFTLPSALLLVAFAYLLLQHGQVLPAGLLPGLMVAALAVVAQAVWGMGRSLCPDAPRRALALLAAAAVWLWPSAWTLMGVIVLGAVIGRWGLALAPAPAASPAEGAQAALQIPVGRRLAWGCLAVFVAALALWPLWAWASGSFWVALVEVFYRSGALVFGGGHVVLPMLQAEVVPKGWVDLETFLAGYAVAQAVPGPLFTFAAFLGAAMGGWLGAVLALLAVFAPGMLVLLAALPHWERLRQSAQAQSALAGVNAAVVGLLLAALLLPLQAGVLASAQDVALLALAALALLWGKWPAWLVVLGSGALGALWAALG; this is encoded by the coding sequence ATGCCTACCGTTGTTGCTGCCGACCGCCGCCCGTGGGCGGTGTTTCTGGTTTTTTTGCGCTTGGGCCTGACCTCCTTTGGCGGCCCGATCGCGCACTTGGCCTATTTCCGCACCGAATTCGTGCAGCAGCGGCGCTGGCTCGACGAGCACGAGTACGCCAGCCTAGTGGCGCTGTGCCAGTTCCTGCCCGGGCCGGCCAGCAGCCAGGTCGGCTTTGCCTTGGGCTGGTCGCGTGCCGGTTATCAAGGCGCTTTGGCGGCGTGGTGCGGCTTTACCCTGCCTTCTGCCCTGCTGCTGGTCGCGTTTGCCTACCTGCTGCTGCAGCACGGGCAGGTGCTGCCCGCGGGGCTGTTGCCGGGCTTGATGGTGGCGGCGTTGGCGGTGGTGGCGCAAGCGGTATGGGGCATGGGGCGCAGCCTCTGCCCCGATGCCCCCCGGCGCGCACTGGCCCTGCTGGCCGCCGCCGCGGTGTGGCTCTGGCCCAGTGCCTGGACGCTGATGGGGGTGATCGTGCTCGGTGCCGTGATCGGTCGCTGGGGGCTGGCCTTGGCCCCGGCGCCGGCTGCCTCCCCGGCCGAGGGCGCGCAGGCGGCCTTGCAAATCCCGGTCGGCCGCCGCCTCGCTTGGGGCTGCCTGGCCGTGTTTGTGGCCGCGCTGGCGCTCTGGCCGCTGTGGGCTTGGGCCAGCGGCAGCTTTTGGGTGGCGCTGGTGGAGGTGTTCTACCGCAGCGGGGCGCTGGTGTTTGGCGGCGGCCATGTGGTGCTGCCGATGCTGCAAGCCGAGGTGGTGCCCAAGGGTTGGGTCGATCTGGAGACCTTCTTGGCCGGCTATGCGGTGGCGCAGGCGGTGCCCGGGCCCTTGTTCACCTTTGCTGCCTTCTTGGGTGCGGCGATGGGCGGCTGGCTGGGCGCCGTGCTGGCGCTGCTGGCGGTGTTTGCACCCGGTATGCTGGTGCTGCTGGCGGCGCTGCCGCACTGGGAGCGCTTGCGCCAGAGCGCGCAGGCGCAAAGCGCGCTGGCCGGCGTCAACGCCGCCGTGGTCGGGCTGCTGCTGGCGGCGCTGCTGCTGCCGCTGCAAGCCGGGGTGCTGGCCAGCGCCCAGGACGTGGCGTTGCTGGCGCTGGCCGCGCTGGCGCTGCTGTGGGGCAAATGGCCGGCCTGGTTGGTGGTGCTGGGCAGCGGCGCATTGGGGGCGCTGTGGGCGGCGCTGGGGTAG
- a CDS encoding Y-family DNA polymerase produces MALPSTFALVDGNNFYASCERVFEPRLRGRPLVVLSNNDGCAIARSDEAKALGVAMGAPWFRIRHLEQQAGLVALSANFALYGDMSQRLMEVAAELGHGQEIYSIDECFIDLTGLPEASARARQTRERIQRWLGLPTCIGIGPTKTLAKLANHIAKSAERKPGSYPARLAQVCNLLELTARQRDWLLQRTPVAEVWGVGPRSAAQLQAHGVQTALDLQRLEPALVRQRWSVVLERTVRELGGLACIGFEQAPAPKQQIAVTRSFGQPVTELDDLRQALTHFGSRAAAKLRQQGSRAGALLVFIRTSPFRPQDAPYARSLVLPLNPPSDDTLRLVGTALQALQALYRPGYRYAKAGVLLLDLQSGQPQAELDWGAPPAGSGRSQRLMQALDAVNDRFGAQALWLGSAGGGGGAPTAGCTEPAVRPWQMRQQRRSPRYTTRWDELLQVHAG; encoded by the coding sequence ATGGCACTGCCGAGTACCTTTGCGCTGGTGGACGGCAATAACTTCTACGCCTCCTGCGAGCGCGTGTTCGAGCCGCGCCTGCGCGGGCGGCCGCTGGTGGTGCTGTCCAACAACGACGGCTGCGCCATTGCCCGCTCCGATGAGGCCAAGGCGCTGGGCGTGGCCATGGGCGCGCCGTGGTTTCGCATCCGCCACCTCGAGCAGCAGGCCGGGCTGGTGGCGCTGTCGGCCAATTTTGCGCTCTACGGCGACATGAGCCAGCGCCTGATGGAGGTGGCCGCCGAGCTCGGGCACGGGCAGGAGATCTATTCGATCGACGAGTGCTTCATCGACCTCACCGGGCTGCCCGAGGCCAGCGCACGCGCGCGCCAGACCCGCGAGCGCATCCAGCGCTGGCTCGGCTTGCCGACCTGCATCGGCATCGGGCCCACCAAAACGCTGGCCAAGCTGGCCAACCACATCGCCAAGAGCGCCGAGCGCAAGCCCGGCAGCTACCCGGCGCGGCTGGCCCAGGTCTGCAACCTGCTCGAACTTACTGCGCGCCAGCGCGACTGGCTGCTGCAGCGCACGCCGGTGGCCGAGGTGTGGGGCGTGGGGCCGCGCAGCGCGGCGCAGTTGCAGGCCCACGGGGTGCAGACGGCGCTCGATTTGCAGCGGCTCGAGCCGGCGCTGGTGCGCCAGCGCTGGTCGGTGGTGCTCGAGCGCACCGTGCGCGAGCTGGGCGGCTTGGCCTGCATCGGGTTCGAGCAAGCGCCTGCGCCCAAGCAGCAAATCGCCGTCACGCGCAGTTTTGGGCAGCCGGTGACCGAGCTCGACGACCTGCGCCAAGCCCTGACCCACTTTGGCAGCCGCGCCGCCGCCAAGCTGCGCCAGCAAGGCAGCCGCGCCGGCGCGCTGCTGGTGTTCATCCGCACCAGCCCGTTTCGGCCCCAGGACGCCCCCTACGCGCGCTCGCTGGTGCTGCCGCTCAACCCGCCCAGCGACGACACGCTGCGCCTGGTCGGCACCGCCTTGCAGGCGCTGCAGGCGCTGTACCGGCCGGGCTACCGCTACGCCAAGGCGGGTGTGCTGCTGCTCGATCTGCAGTCGGGGCAGCCCCAGGCTGAACTCGACTGGGGGGCGCCGCCGGCTGGCAGCGGGCGCAGCCAGCGCCTGATGCAGGCGCTCGATGCCGTCAACGACCGCTTCGGCGCGCAGGCGCTGTGGCTGGGCTCGGCAGGTGGGGGCGGCGGCGCGCCCACGGCGGGCTGCACCGAACCCGCCGTGCGCCCATGGCAGATGCGCCAACAGCGCCGCTCGCCGCGCTACACCACGCGCTGGGACGAGCTGCTGCAGGTGCACGCCGGCTGA